The segment GGGCCGTGCTGGGCACCCGCATCGCGCGCAGCGCGGCGAAGAGCCCGAGCGCCACGCCGCCAACAACGGCCGCGACACGTGGGTCGTAGGCGACCAGGACGGCGAGGCTCGCGAGCGCGAGGGCGTCACGGCGACGGCGGGCGGGCGTCAGGAGCCAATAGAACGGCGCGAGGGCGAGCGCGCCGAGGAGGGCGAGGAGCATCCCGGATGCCCCTTCGACTCAGCCCGGCGCCCTGTGCTTCACGTACGTCTGGATGCGCCGGATCGTATCGAAGTTCTCGGCGTTGATGTCGCGATCGGGGATCCTGATTCGGAGTCGCCGCTCGAGCAGCGCGGCGAGCCGGACCAGACCGGCGGAGTCGAGGATGCCGGTGGTGACGAGCGCGCTGTGCTCGCCGATCTCCGCCACGTCGAGAGCGAGCTCGTTGCGCAGGAAGCCGAGAATCATCGCGGCGAGCTCGCGGTCGTCAGCCCCCATCCCTCGGCGTTCTCTCGATGGCGCTCGGTGGGATTTCGGCCAGCCGTTTCACGCCGGCGGAAGCTATCCCAGGTGGCGCGTCGAGTTCAAATCGAGGAACGGCCGTGCACGGCGCGTTGACAGACCCCGAACGGGCCGCTAGTCGGCGCTTAATGCAGCGGGGGGCCGCGCACCATCCCATCACGTGGGGCGTCACGCTCGTCTTCCTGGCGCTGATCGACGTTGGCGTCACGCACTCCCTGCTGCTCTGGGGCCCGACCGCCTTCGAGGACACGCGCGACATGAGCCGGGTCGTGTTCGCGCAGACCTACCAGGCGGCGCGCAAGCTCTACGCGCCCGATGCCGCCGTGCGGACGCCGGTCGCTCTGCTCGGCAACTCCCGCATCTTCCTCTCGGCACGGGAGTCGTTCGTGCAGCCGGAGCTCGCTCGGCTCCCGGCGGCGCGTGACGCCAGCGTGGTGAATCTTGGCATCTTCGGGGCCGGCCTCGGCGACCAGGAGACGCTCGTCCGTCACCTCGGGCGCCTGCACCCGGAGCTCGTCGTCCTCACGATGGGAACGTCGGATCTGCTCGGCACCGCGGCGAGCCCGCTCG is part of the Deltaproteobacteria bacterium genome and harbors:
- a CDS encoding acyl carrier protein, encoding MGADDRELAAMILGFLRNELALDVAEIGEHSALVTTGILDSAGLVRLAALLERRLRIRIPDRDINAENFDTIRRIQTYVKHRAPG